The DNA region TTATTACTATTTGAGATCTGCttagcttttttctttttggtttttccTTTAGTAGAATCACTCATAGCCTTCGCACTGTTCGTTTCGGATGTCTGCGGTTGAACCCATGCAGGTGTCGATGGTACAACAGAAATACTTGATTGCTTTTTGGATTTCGATGATTTGGATAGACTTGGAAAATCTTTGCCGGATGCTATAGGAGGCGAAGGTGCCAGCGGTGGTGGTGCAACTTTTTTAGACTTGGGAACAACATTTTGTGGTGTCTTCGTACAGGTAACTTTCGTCCATTGCGCCGTGTTTAGGTTTGTACTAGGTTCAGGATTTCCCAATGCTGGAAAATCAGAATCTCGTGACAGTTGAGCGGGCCGAATTCTAATATTAGGTCCCGAGACTCTGGTAGTTACAGTACCATTTGGCTTATGATTGACATGAATGGATACGTTTGGAGTAGCGCTCTGTTGACGTTGCGGCGTACTTGGACCAGGCTTGTTCGAACTAGAGACACTCAGATTAACAGTTTTCGAAATAGTCCCGGTGGCACTAGAAGCCTCCGGACCCAGAGCAGGAAAGTTTTCGTCAGTTACATCCAAAGTCTTGGATCTCACTGTGCTTCGTATCGTGAGGTTTCCTCTGCCCTTTGTTTGACCTAGGCTCGGAACCACTGGTGTTGCGTTGCCCAACGTAGGAAACTCTTGAGTGCTTTGAACATCAACAGAAGGTTGCCTTACGTAGGTTGGTTCATTTGTGGTCAGAAAATAATCAACTCCACCAACTGCCCCAGCTTCCTGCTGATAATCTCTGTTATTATATTCCCGATTATTGTAATCCCTGTTACTGTTGTGATCCCTGGAATTTCTAGTTGTTGACGAACTTCCCGGCATCCTTCGATTGTTTCTGCTATCACCTCGTGGTGCTAAAGtgaattccagctccaaagtCCTAGCCTGTTTAGCAGCTGCTTTTCCCATTTGTTTACCATGAATGCTAGCCTTGTGTGCTTTCAAATCAATATCGGATCTAAATACGCAGGTGAATTTTTCTTCCGCACAAGGACCCTCCTCGCACAGGAAATGCTCAAGCCTAAAGTGATCTCTGAGGTAGTCGTAGGAGCTGTAATACTGGTGCAATCCGTCGGCGTCGCAGAAATGACAGTACAAGTGATCTCTTCGTAAATGACGGAACAATTCGTCATTGTCCATATAACGCTGATCGCAAAACTCGCACAGCGGATGTCCCTTGTGACTTTTATCATCCACATCTCCTTTCCTTCGATGTTGGGCGAGGTCTGACCTTGTATAACACCGTCTCTCATGGGAGAAAATCTGTGAATAGaaacacgtaggtatataatttaGATTCAAGTATTTTGCAGTCAGTTTCTTGAGTATatgattaaatatattttaaatttcttttgaatatgaattgaatttgaaagtttgatatgaaaaaattttctgggaATAATaccttcaaattttcaacacacAGATCGCAATAATGTAATTCATGAAATCTCCTCATGTGATCCTTGAGGCTGTTGAAGTTACTGAATACTTGTCTCTCTTTGCAAATGTCACAAGAATGTGCGAGTAACTTGATGAATCTCTCTTGTATATCTTCATCGTCAAAATAAATGTTGTATCTTTTATCTAAAAGGTTTCCTTTTCGCAAGTGACGGAACGGCTTGACTTCTCTGGTAAATACAACCTTTGGCAAGTCTTGACGGCATATAGGACACTCATTCTGGCAACACAGAACTCTCATCCGAGTACTGCAATCGTGACAAACTGGATGTTCGCACATTCCAATGCTGTAAatctcaacatttttaaaacatacAACGCAAGCGTTGTCTGTATTGCTGTTATCTAGTGATTTTGACATCTTTGGCTCCAGTTtgacaattttataattatctgTATCGGAATTGTACTTTCTTGTCTCAGATCAGTTACAATTTCGTTATTTTGTCATTTACATATGGGTTCAGTTCTTTTCAGAAGAGACAGTGACAAGACGTAGACGTTCAATATAACAGGATGAATTCTTTGACTTAAGGTTACGACGTTTGATATTTGCGCCAGAGAACCtttcaatgaaattgttaCAGATACGATGCagcgtgtataatgtatagtaATAAGAAGTGATGCTGGATCGGTTTGGCAGGCTGTACGATTTACAGAAGTTTCGAAATCGtactgaaattcacaatttagTGAACTATGTATTAGGTTCTTCGAATAATTCGTATCTCAAAATAGACACAgagttgacaaatttttggagGAAACAGATGGTAAGATGTCCCCAATGTAACAAGGTTATAACAGTTTGATGTATTACTCCTCGCAGGCCTTTCGCATTTCcgtaatttgatatttttcaaaatttaggaATTCTCCGAATTTCCCGCACAGTCtggtgagatttttttttttcttttgatttttttttccaactaattacttttgaaaatatactttttttccactcaAAAAGTAGATCCACGAATTGACCGTAATAAACCGGAAATGTGTAATGCATTTCTAGTCGTCGGTGGCGATCGTACTGCCGTTCGCGTGGCACAATTCAAATCATTCTGAGTGGCCTTGAGTCATTATCCTTATCTTTTCTCTTGTATAACTCaacgaaattcaaatcaagatcttaaaaaaacaacaaagctGAGCTGCGTTATTCCCCGCGTGTGTTATTTTTACTGACTACCCAATTAATcattctgaacattactctatttataatacataattgTATGGTATTGTACGATTAGCACTACTTGTTTGGGCGTTGACCAGAGATATTTGCAAAGACGGCAGACCCTAGATAAATCTTCTTAACAAATCCGTTGCAAGTCTGGAGTGATCCGCCAAATGGCTCTGAGGATAATTGCAGTTCCCGCACATACCGACTCGTTCGACAGGATCATGACAATTGCACCCAAATgagttgatttattttttaatcgttttttGGTTATCTTTTGGTGTTTGACAGTGATATGCAAAATAGTTTGCTGCTCATTTTTTGGTGTTCAATGGACATACATACAACTTTTAGTAGACTCTGAattatctgtaaaaattttcgaaaagaatACAGAAAAACCAATAAAACGAGTGTAGTTAGGCCATAGatttctatatatacacacatagaAATCTGTGAGTTAGGCACTAGTTCCAGAAGTTTGTCTAGTCCGTATTAGAGATCACTGATGTAGGCTCTGCAGATACTGTTCTCTCCGTCGGTAACAGTTGTTTAtcattcatatattatattattcgcCTGACCGGCTAGTTAGGTACCTAATTCCTAAAGTTGATTTCTTATAAATTGGACCCTCTCTTATTGAgggaatttaattaaaaaaatgtggaatagTTCGGTGAACTTGTCAAAGAATCTTCATTACTTGTCTTCCCCATTTTTGGCCGCGTATAATGGTTTTCTATCACAACAAACACGGGTAAGAAATGCGTATCGTAACCTCAAACGTTAGATTTGTTCacattacgtatatataacatgTATGTGAAATTGTGATTACTTCAGAACACATTTATACTGAAGAGGAGAACGCCTCCTGGCCTCGCAAAGAAAAATGGTCCAGCGAAAGTCCTCAGAGGAAGACACTTTGTTTATGACCTTATCGAGGATACCAATACCCGCAAGAAGCCAGatttgcaattgattttgacATCGTACGTCGAAGGCCTGGGTGACAAAGGAGACTTAGTTACAATTCCACGTAATAAAGCTTATAACAAGCTTTTATTGCCAGGAT from Diprion similis isolate iyDipSimi1 chromosome 3, iyDipSimi1.1, whole genome shotgun sequence includes:
- the LOC124404326 gene encoding E3 ubiquitin-protein ligase ZNF598, coding for MSKSLDNSNTDNACVVCFKNVEIYSIGMCEHPVCHDCSTRMRVLCCQNECPICRQDLPKVVFTREVKPFRHLRKGNLLDKRYNIYFDDEDIQERFIKLLAHSCDICKERQVFSNFNSLKDHMRRFHELHYCDLCVENLKIFSHERRCYTRSDLAQHRRKGDVDDKSHKGHPLCEFCDQRYMDNDELFRHLRRDHLYCHFCDADGLHQYYSSYDYLRDHFRLEHFLCEEGPCAEEKFTCVFRSDIDLKAHKASIHGKQMGKAAAKQARTLELEFTLAPRGDSRNNRRMPGSSSTTRNSRDHNSNRDYNNREYNNRDYQQEAGAVGGVDYFLTTNEPTYVRQPSVDVQSTQEFPTLGNATPVVPSLGQTKGRGNLTIRSTVRSKTLDVTDENFPALGPEASSATGTISKTVNLSVSSSNKPGPSTPQRQQSATPNVSIHVNHKPNGTVTTRVSGPNIRIRPAQLSRDSDFPALGNPEPSTNLNTAQWTKVTCTKTPQNVVPKSKKVAPPPLAPSPPIASGKDFPSLSKSSKSKKQSSISVVPSTPAWVQPQTSETNSAKAMSDSTKGKTKKKKAKQISNSNNSSGNESSSSKSNSNKDRESSKNAEDMVKRENGALKNSIGEPKKVEEVKRGGGMSKSKAASAMVSEELKQDEEVPQKDNEQCKKEKKKSKNASQINASSMDNTFASANSANGNSSTVNAQPNTVQRKRSELKIDSLKSTNNNTNFEDFPALGSFPTRPPGFTEPPPGFGSAPPPPPGFFVTLNSVQRPQSNGLTFTNSSGQSYSILPNNDKQQDKNYEYVPPPDFSKRNKNLVAKVGEELGVSEAIEEFRYLSGLFRQGTCNAQDYYSRCRDSMGMSAFGTIFPELLVLLPDISKQQELFKVHKKESGSKLKGLDVCATCAQVVKSGSDLRAHLSSHALENHFPVLGKVAPIQQSNSWVRK